A genome region from Rhodopseudomonas boonkerdii includes the following:
- a CDS encoding DUF2147 domain-containing protein yields MIWKTYAAATIVAALIIASPMGGANAAQPDDIVGTWQSETVKLEFFKAGPEYNARILWGNRIVESDGTTFKKDTLNPDPALRSRSLQGITMVTGLVYQNGEWTGGTLYDGSSGRLVSGKAEITDGKLHLRGYMGIPAMGQTIVLQRVATPALPATKPPAAKR; encoded by the coding sequence ATGATCTGGAAGACTTACGCTGCCGCCACCATCGTGGCTGCGCTCATCATCGCATCGCCAATGGGGGGCGCCAATGCGGCGCAGCCCGATGACATCGTCGGGACGTGGCAGTCCGAAACGGTCAAGCTGGAGTTTTTCAAGGCAGGCCCCGAATACAACGCACGCATCCTGTGGGGTAATCGAATCGTCGAGAGCGACGGAACAACCTTCAAAAAGGATACACTCAATCCGGATCCGGCGCTTCGGTCGCGGTCGCTCCAAGGCATCACGATGGTCACCGGGTTGGTCTACCAGAACGGTGAGTGGACCGGCGGCACCCTCTATGATGGCTCTTCCGGCCGCCTAGTCAGCGGCAAGGCAGAGATCACTGATGGCAAGCTCCATCTCCGCGGCTACATGGGTATCCCAGCCATGGGACAGACCATCGTCTTGCAGCGGGTCGCAACGCCGGCCCTGCCTGCCACAAAGCCACCAGCGGCCAAGCGTTAG
- a CDS encoding class I SAM-dependent methyltransferase — MSHDFMSFFLAWLASPSRVGAIAPSSDALAELITREIGPSTGPVIELGPGTGAFTYKLLKQGVRPSDLSLVEYGSDFVKTLQLRFPGARVLWMDAARIGSSGLFGKQDIGAVVSGLPLLNMSPRKVIAILDGAFSVIRSGGAFYQFTYGVRCPVPRRILDRLGLKATLVDRAILNIPPAAVYRLTRRTARPVLSASNADKHLKLNGEKREISDEPRSGSESVNLVGGTHAAY, encoded by the coding sequence ATGTCTCATGACTTTATGTCGTTCTTCCTGGCGTGGCTTGCCTCGCCTAGCCGCGTGGGCGCGATCGCGCCGTCCAGCGATGCGCTTGCGGAGCTCATCACGCGAGAAATCGGACCGTCGACCGGGCCTGTGATCGAGCTCGGGCCCGGCACAGGCGCTTTCACCTACAAACTTCTCAAACAGGGTGTTCGGCCATCCGACCTTAGCCTCGTCGAATACGGATCCGATTTTGTGAAGACCCTTCAGCTTCGTTTCCCGGGCGCTCGCGTTCTCTGGATGGATGCGGCACGCATCGGATCGTCGGGTTTGTTCGGCAAGCAGGACATCGGCGCAGTTGTGAGCGGATTGCCTCTTCTAAACATGTCGCCTCGCAAGGTCATAGCGATCCTGGACGGTGCGTTTTCCGTGATCCGCTCGGGTGGTGCATTCTATCAATTCACCTACGGTGTCCGGTGTCCGGTGCCGCGTCGTATTCTCGATAGGCTCGGTCTTAAGGCCACCCTTGTCGATCGAGCAATCCTGAACATCCCGCCAGCCGCGGTTTACAGGCTCACCCGCAGGACGGCGCGGCCAGTCCTATCGGCTAGTAACGCAGACAAGCATCTGAAGCTCAACGGCGAAAAACGGGAGATATCCGATGAACCACGGAGCGGAAGCGAGAGCGTCAACCTGGTTGGTGGAACCCATGCCGCATACTAG
- a CDS encoding DUF3108 domain-containing protein yields MIGWSGVHCLVARFLVLTALVYGISPAQADTFGARYEARLSGISIGSGQLTGELKAGAYTATLRGDVSLLGVSTRFVASSKGLSRDAKIVPARYQLRTEGATERAVTVDFLPDRTATVSIEPPPTESEQRGLIPLEEAHRRNALDPISAVISELLRLSQSDNPCTGVAQVFTGSSRFNVDIVAGGTRNDEIECRAVHRPIAGHRPTGNGRPTIAVVTFPKTRQENGIRLPTRIEVPLSLGTVTIRRVT; encoded by the coding sequence GTGATCGGCTGGTCAGGTGTGCATTGCCTCGTAGCGAGGTTTTTGGTGCTCACGGCATTGGTCTACGGCATATCGCCTGCACAAGCAGATACATTCGGTGCCCGCTACGAGGCGAGATTGTCGGGCATCTCGATTGGGTCCGGCCAATTGACGGGCGAGCTAAAAGCTGGCGCCTATACCGCGACGTTGCGCGGTGACGTGTCCCTTCTTGGCGTATCCACACGCTTCGTGGCATCCTCAAAAGGACTTTCGCGAGATGCCAAGATAGTGCCGGCCCGGTATCAGCTCCGCACAGAGGGGGCAACCGAACGCGCTGTCACGGTGGACTTTTTGCCTGATCGAACCGCGACAGTCTCGATTGAGCCCCCTCCAACAGAATCCGAGCAACGGGGACTCATCCCTTTAGAAGAGGCCCATCGAAGAAACGCGCTCGATCCGATCAGCGCCGTCATTTCGGAGCTTTTACGCCTGTCTCAAAGCGACAATCCATGCACGGGCGTCGCGCAGGTTTTTACCGGGAGCAGCCGTTTCAACGTCGACATCGTGGCAGGCGGGACCAGGAACGATGAGATCGAATGCCGCGCCGTGCACCGACCGATCGCCGGTCACCGGCCAACCGGAAACGGACGCCCGACGATTGCCGTCGTCACTTTTCCTAAAACGCGCCAGGAGAACGGCATTCGCCTGCCGACCCGGATCGAGGTGCCGTTATCGTTGGGAACGGTGACCATTCGTCGTGTCACCTGA
- a CDS encoding sensor histidine kinase, whose protein sequence is MMNTLRARMAMTLVLSIVCVVGLSTILIHYSLCAIGDKKFAEAVVDRVRMIAPSNERAEAGRDLRLVSAPSSGRIIENTTTLLRDTFTQEKIGFDVIATQVDGSKTPTISINLGSGWLVFPGPTHGPPRLVWYAALVWMAIITIGTTAVALVAAHHITRRLSILETLATNLNARGSFEDIPEEGPDEVRATAKALNKLGASLRKAVESRMRLVAGAGHDLRTPMTRMRLRVEFLPESEKAEWLSDLDEMDRIADSAIQLVREETSADKTEIIDIEDVVGRVCDDLAVMKFAVVRGPCESAKASVAPLAFVRALRNLIINAATHGEGARVTVHLQGSECAVIIEDAGPGIPENLMASVFEPFFRVDPARRQQVPGAGLGLAIAKEIIEKSNGRLLIENRRPRGLRQSILLPSAERGSRFSIVRCDNSSAQRDVANVAVVRTA, encoded by the coding sequence ATGATGAACACGCTGCGCGCCCGTATGGCCATGACGCTTGTCTTGTCGATTGTGTGCGTCGTGGGGCTCTCGACAATCCTCATCCATTATTCGCTCTGCGCGATTGGGGATAAGAAATTCGCTGAAGCCGTTGTTGATCGTGTGCGCATGATTGCGCCGTCGAACGAACGGGCGGAAGCGGGGCGGGACCTTCGCCTTGTGTCGGCACCAAGCTCCGGTCGCATAATCGAAAATACTACAACTCTCTTACGAGATACCTTCACGCAAGAGAAGATCGGCTTCGACGTTATCGCAACGCAGGTCGACGGCAGCAAGACGCCGACAATCTCGATCAATCTCGGCAGCGGTTGGCTTGTCTTTCCTGGCCCCACCCACGGGCCACCGCGCCTCGTCTGGTATGCCGCGCTGGTGTGGATGGCCATCATCACCATTGGCACAACCGCGGTCGCGCTTGTTGCTGCTCACCATATCACGCGTCGATTGAGTATACTGGAGACACTGGCTACAAATCTCAACGCTCGTGGTTCGTTTGAAGATATCCCCGAGGAAGGCCCCGACGAGGTCAGGGCTACGGCAAAAGCGCTTAATAAGCTCGGAGCAAGCCTGAGGAAAGCCGTCGAAAGCCGAATGCGGCTTGTAGCTGGCGCTGGCCACGACCTACGAACGCCGATGACAAGAATGCGGCTTCGCGTAGAATTTCTTCCGGAAAGCGAAAAGGCCGAATGGCTAAGCGATCTGGATGAAATGGATCGCATTGCCGACAGTGCCATACAGCTTGTTCGCGAAGAAACGTCCGCTGACAAGACCGAGATCATCGACATTGAAGACGTGGTTGGGCGCGTATGCGATGATTTGGCAGTAATGAAATTTGCCGTCGTGCGTGGGCCATGTGAGAGCGCTAAGGCTTCGGTAGCGCCGCTTGCCTTTGTCCGCGCCCTGCGAAACCTGATCATCAATGCTGCAACCCATGGCGAGGGCGCGCGTGTCACTGTCCACCTGCAAGGGTCGGAATGTGCGGTCATTATCGAAGATGCTGGGCCAGGCATCCCTGAAAATCTCATGGCCAGTGTATTCGAGCCGTTCTTCCGTGTTGACCCGGCCCGAAGGCAGCAAGTTCCGGGAGCCGGATTGGGGCTCGCAATTGCAAAGGAAATTATTGAAAAGTCTAATGGACGATTGTTGATCGAAAACCGACGGCCGCGCGGGCTACGACAGTCGATCTTGCTCCCATCTGCCGAACGCGGAAGCAGGTTCTCCATCGTTCGTTGCGATAATTCTTCTGCCCAGCGTGACGTTGCAAATGTGGCGGTCGTGCGTACGGCGTAG
- a CDS encoding autotransporter domain-containing protein: MGKIEGRLRRMSMLFLGTTLFSSLGIAGTAAQTGPNPQGWPLDLIHAQAAYNRGFTGAGVTVAVGDSGFDINHPALAGAWNLSRAVNFIGVGNNPYNPNDVSPQLPYVDAKGVVRYDKHGTHVAGIIAARNVAGQMHGVAYDASLVPIRTILSNPYYGYTDAIADAGAAPISYFDGLNGVMVYNASYGPNIPPKPALQVWGLNTMMSGATYNAVLGALSAGKIIVAATGNDYGFHPDAANNPSGLALYPYVQPAHAHTNVYDDQGLGLDYSALGNQPGQIIGVMAITADKQATYYSNRCGVTASWCVAAPGGDNAQQQFYSTVPYSSYDYLSGTSMAAPTVSGTLAVLIQANPTYNAQDLSHLLFSTTEDLGLPGIDTVFGQGLIRLDRATDGPTTLAANATETVAAGSTTYWSQLLQTQGDVTKAGDGILTISGRTNAGGNVFAQLGTLSVDGTLSMTVGNLLSIARPATLAGFGTINGNTQIAGTLSPGKMANLQDLIGNNAITAGIVTAGNSAGTLTFNGNVTLTSTATTRIDIDGIAGVAGGPGTYDRIYVTGAGNVFYAAGTLTPILRGSIGTPSGFTAQIGTEVPFVQAFYGARTAGTFSTLVQPTQGLADNARFDLIYLPTSITLAVTPSSFTNLADTDALDANAQHVGRLLDSHRTDPGVVPSAPEKALYDALYQLDSEAKVEKALSQLSGPGQPAVASASLQAFAGFLGAIGDRQDIVGFGGDAGQNGAAQSFALSYAGRNMLTAETSAALNAFASIGPGERAQDGWAIWGQGFGRTSRVGDSGDLAGSKATSAGFTLGADRRFSNTLMAGAAFGYAHTSATSIDTQGVSDTYGGALYASWTPGAAVVDVRIAGGPSAMSSSRQIVLSSSSLQGSTNGIGLGTAVEAGYRFSLTPDLVLKPFGGLSWQGFRRDGYSESQQPIGLAYATRAYDKLTSIAGAALSARLRTTDGTTFIPELKLAWGHDLRDTTLTSQAALLDDAFLVSAAAPGRNAALVSAKVSGWRSESLSVFAAYNGEYRSNATSHQLSAGARFTW, translated from the coding sequence GTGGGGAAAATCGAAGGGCGTCTGCGCCGGATGTCGATGCTGTTTCTGGGAACAACGCTTTTCAGCAGCCTCGGGATCGCAGGGACGGCAGCTCAGACAGGTCCAAATCCACAAGGCTGGCCGCTCGATCTGATCCACGCGCAGGCGGCTTACAACCGCGGTTTCACGGGTGCCGGCGTGACAGTCGCGGTCGGCGACAGCGGCTTCGACATCAATCACCCAGCACTAGCCGGCGCATGGAATCTGTCGCGCGCCGTAAACTTCATCGGCGTCGGCAACAACCCGTATAACCCAAACGATGTATCCCCGCAGTTACCGTATGTGGATGCGAAAGGTGTGGTGCGCTACGACAAGCACGGCACCCATGTCGCCGGTATCATCGCGGCGCGCAACGTCGCTGGCCAGATGCATGGCGTTGCCTACGACGCGAGTCTGGTCCCCATTCGTACCATCCTTTCCAATCCGTATTATGGATATACCGACGCGATCGCTGATGCTGGCGCAGCCCCTATTTCGTATTTCGACGGGCTGAACGGCGTCATGGTCTACAATGCGAGCTACGGGCCGAATATCCCCCCCAAACCGGCCTTACAGGTGTGGGGCCTCAACACGATGATGTCCGGCGCGACATATAATGCCGTGCTTGGCGCTCTGAGCGCCGGCAAGATCATCGTTGCAGCCACAGGCAATGACTACGGTTTTCATCCGGACGCGGCGAACAATCCGAGCGGCCTCGCGCTCTATCCCTATGTGCAGCCGGCCCATGCGCATACCAATGTCTATGATGATCAAGGCCTCGGGCTCGATTACAGCGCGCTCGGCAATCAGCCCGGCCAGATCATCGGTGTGATGGCCATCACCGCAGACAAGCAGGCGACGTACTATTCGAACCGCTGCGGCGTCACCGCGAGCTGGTGCGTGGCCGCGCCGGGCGGCGACAACGCTCAACAACAGTTCTATTCGACGGTGCCTTACAGCAGCTATGACTATCTCTCCGGCACATCCATGGCGGCACCGACTGTGTCAGGCACGCTGGCCGTGCTGATCCAGGCCAATCCCACCTATAATGCGCAGGATCTGTCGCATCTGTTGTTCTCCACCACCGAAGATCTCGGGCTGCCCGGCATCGATACCGTGTTCGGCCAAGGCCTGATCCGGCTCGACCGCGCTACCGACGGACCGACCACGCTGGCCGCCAATGCGACCGAGACCGTTGCCGCCGGCAGCACGACCTATTGGAGCCAGTTGCTGCAGACCCAGGGCGACGTCACCAAAGCGGGTGACGGCATTCTGACCATTTCCGGCCGCACCAATGCCGGCGGCAATGTATTCGCTCAGCTCGGCACGCTATCGGTGGACGGCACGCTCAGCATGACCGTCGGCAATTTGCTGAGCATCGCCCGGCCGGCGACGCTGGCCGGCTTCGGCACGATCAATGGCAACACGCAGATCGCCGGCACGCTGTCGCCGGGCAAGATGGCTAATCTGCAGGATTTGATCGGCAATAATGCGATAACCGCGGGCATCGTCACCGCCGGCAATTCGGCTGGCACGCTGACCTTCAACGGCAACGTCACGCTGACCTCCACCGCGACCACGCGGATCGATATCGACGGCATCGCGGGTGTCGCGGGCGGTCCCGGCACCTATGACCGGATTTATGTCACTGGTGCCGGTAATGTGTTTTATGCCGCGGGCACGCTGACGCCGATCCTGCGCGGCAGCATCGGTACGCCCAGCGGTTTCACGGCCCAGATAGGCACTGAAGTGCCCTTCGTGCAGGCCTTCTACGGCGCACGCACCGCAGGCACCTTCTCGACCCTGGTGCAGCCGACCCAGGGGCTGGCGGACAACGCCCGCTTCGACCTGATCTATCTGCCGACCTCGATCACCCTTGCGGTTACGCCGTCGAGCTTCACCAATCTCGCCGATACCGACGCGCTCGATGCCAATGCGCAGCATGTCGGGCGCCTGCTTGATAGCCACCGCACCGATCCCGGCGTGGTGCCTTCGGCCCCCGAGAAAGCGCTGTATGATGCGCTCTATCAGCTCGACAGCGAGGCGAAGGTCGAAAAGGCGCTGTCGCAGCTCAGCGGCCCCGGCCAGCCAGCCGTCGCCAGCGCGTCGCTGCAGGCCTTTGCCGGCTTCCTCGGCGCCATCGGCGATCGTCAGGATATCGTCGGTTTCGGTGGCGACGCAGGCCAGAACGGCGCGGCGCAGTCCTTCGCGCTGTCCTACGCCGGCCGCAACATGCTGACCGCCGAGACCTCGGCCGCGCTCAACGCCTTTGCCAGCATCGGGCCAGGCGAGCGCGCGCAGGATGGCTGGGCCATCTGGGGTCAGGGTTTTGGCCGCACCAGCCGCGTCGGTGATAGCGGCGATCTCGCCGGCTCGAAGGCGACCAGTGCCGGTTTCACGCTCGGCGCCGATCGCCGCTTCTCCAATACGCTGATGGCCGGTGCTGCCTTCGGCTACGCCCATACATCGGCGACGAGCATCGATACGCAGGGCGTGTCCGATACCTATGGCGGCGCACTCTATGCGAGCTGGACGCCGGGCGCGGCCGTGGTCGATGTCCGTATCGCCGGTGGCCCCAGTGCAATGTCATCAAGCCGCCAGATCGTGCTCTCGAGTTCGTCGCTGCAGGGCAGCACCAATGGCATCGGCCTCGGCACCGCCGTGGAGGCGGGCTATCGCTTCAGCCTGACGCCGGACCTAGTGCTGAAGCCATTCGGCGGCCTCAGCTGGCAGGGTTTTCGCCGCGATGGCTATAGCGAAAGCCAGCAGCCCATCGGTCTCGCCTATGCCACGCGAGCCTATGACAAGCTGACCAGCATCGCCGGCGCGGCCCTCAGCGCACGCCTCCGCACAACCGACGGCACAACGTTTATCCCGGAACTGAAGCTCGCCTGGGGCCATGATCTGCGCGACACAACGCTGACCAGCCAAGCCGCGCTGCTCGACGATGCCTTTCTGGTGTCGGCGGCGGCGCCGGGCCGCAACGCGGCCCTGGTCAGCGCCAAAGTTTCGGGCTGGCGCAGCGAGTCCCTTAGCGTATTCGCCGCGTATAACGGCGAATATCGCAGCAACGCCACAAGCCATCAGCTCTCGGCCGGCGCGCGCTTCACCTGGTAA
- a CDS encoding (2Fe-2S)-binding protein produces the protein MQLQINGRGLTIDVDPDTPLLWVIRDHLQLTGTKYGCGAAQCGACTVLVDGHAVRSCSLSVESAQGMKITTIEGLGGDHPLQRAWIKRDVAQCGYCQSGQIMQAAALLAANPKPTDSDIDAAMAGNICRCGTYQRIRAAIKDAAGVV, from the coding sequence ATGCAGCTCCAAATCAATGGCCGAGGTTTGACGATCGACGTTGATCCCGACACGCCGCTTCTTTGGGTGATCCGCGACCATCTTCAGCTGACTGGCACAAAGTACGGCTGTGGGGCCGCGCAGTGCGGTGCGTGTACTGTGCTGGTCGATGGCCATGCGGTCCGCTCTTGTTCGCTCTCGGTCGAAAGCGCACAGGGAATGAAGATCACGACGATCGAAGGGCTTGGGGGCGATCACCCGCTTCAGCGCGCTTGGATCAAGCGCGACGTTGCGCAGTGCGGTTATTGCCAGTCCGGCCAGATCATGCAAGCGGCAGCGTTGCTTGCCGCAAACCCAAAGCCGACTGACTCCGACATTGACGCTGCCATGGCAGGCAATATCTGCCGTTGCGGGACGTATCAGCGGATCAGGGCCGCCATCAAAGACGCCGCGGGAGTGGTCTGA
- a CDS encoding xanthine dehydrogenase family protein molybdopterin-binding subunit, giving the protein MTSPKTNSSAFTLTRRKLLLGGSLAGGALVVGYTAANFGAVASAALSIGAEAPLSSPFGPFIKIDRDNWVTVVNAFQEMGQGTHAGVSAIVAEELDADWDKVRVMSAPANAAIYRNRDKGMQVTAGSSSIAAAWTQLRTAGAAARDMFVLAAAAKWDVSAGSIQVRNSMVIHAASGRQESFGDLLELAAKQEPPAAPLLKDIKNFTLVGSPRVRRMDSALKATGGVTYTQDVQMPAMLVAMVAHPPRFGSKVKSFDSAAARRVKGVVDVFAIPSGVAVVARDTWSARKGKDALTVTWDDSGTERRSSEQLVQLYRQIGRGSTDERGASYHAKGDAAAAFKETEFEAAYDFPYLAHAPMEPMNCVAQVVGRKVKLTFASQLQTVDQVNSAIANVTLPGMVQIETLPAGGSFGRRGGMSSGYVVESVRIARHIGEGRPVKLVWTREDDMTGGYYRPMAHHRLWVDRDAHGLPVAWRHHTVAQSLLPVGPNATQVEGIKDSPYVAGCAVADCRVFSPSVGVPVGFWRSVGHSHTAMVMEHTIDQLARLGDHDPAEYRRAIYRKAGDERRLAVLNLACERAGWGSSMAGDWARGLAVHEAFGTVVAQVAEVAVVAGRPRVRRVVCAIDCGIAVSPDQIAAQMEGGICFGLSAAMYGKITLDNGVPAQDNFDTYEVLRIDEAPVVETYIVPSQRHPSGVGEPGVPPIAPAVANALLVLTGKPTTSLPFVA; this is encoded by the coding sequence ATGACGTCGCCAAAAACGAATTCGAGTGCCTTCACTCTTACGCGACGCAAGCTCTTGCTGGGCGGGAGCCTGGCCGGCGGTGCCTTGGTTGTCGGGTACACTGCTGCAAATTTTGGCGCCGTTGCGTCAGCGGCCCTGAGCATTGGTGCCGAAGCGCCTTTGAGCAGTCCATTCGGGCCGTTCATCAAAATCGATCGCGATAATTGGGTGACTGTCGTCAACGCCTTTCAGGAAATGGGGCAGGGTACCCACGCTGGCGTATCGGCCATCGTCGCGGAGGAATTGGACGCGGACTGGGACAAAGTAAGGGTTATGTCCGCGCCTGCCAACGCCGCTATCTACAGAAATAGGGACAAGGGCATGCAGGTTACGGCGGGATCGAGCTCCATCGCCGCCGCCTGGACTCAATTGCGAACTGCAGGCGCCGCTGCGCGAGATATGTTCGTTCTTGCCGCTGCAGCTAAATGGGATGTTTCGGCCGGATCGATACAGGTTCGCAACAGCATGGTCATTCACGCAGCGTCGGGCCGTCAAGAGAGCTTTGGTGATCTCTTGGAATTAGCGGCAAAGCAGGAGCCACCTGCGGCGCCTCTTCTGAAAGACATCAAAAATTTCACGCTCGTCGGATCGCCTCGCGTGCGGAGGATGGATAGCGCTTTGAAAGCGACTGGCGGCGTAACCTACACGCAGGACGTCCAGATGCCCGCAATGCTGGTGGCGATGGTTGCGCATCCACCGCGTTTCGGCAGCAAGGTTAAGTCGTTCGATTCCGCGGCCGCACGTAGGGTCAAAGGCGTTGTCGACGTCTTTGCAATACCGAGCGGAGTGGCGGTAGTTGCTCGAGATACCTGGTCAGCCCGTAAGGGCAAGGATGCGCTCACCGTCACCTGGGACGATAGCGGCACGGAAAGGCGATCGTCGGAACAGCTTGTGCAACTCTATCGGCAGATTGGCAGGGGCAGCACCGATGAACGCGGCGCGTCGTACCACGCAAAGGGCGACGCAGCGGCGGCTTTCAAGGAAACAGAATTCGAGGCGGCCTACGATTTTCCGTACCTTGCGCATGCTCCGATGGAACCCATGAATTGCGTTGCGCAGGTAGTTGGGCGCAAGGTTAAGCTCACCTTCGCATCGCAGCTACAGACCGTCGACCAGGTCAACAGCGCAATTGCGAATGTCACTCTTCCCGGCATGGTGCAAATCGAAACGTTGCCTGCCGGGGGATCATTTGGCCGGCGCGGCGGCATGTCGTCCGGCTATGTCGTAGAGAGTGTTCGCATCGCGCGACACATCGGCGAAGGCAGGCCCGTGAAGCTGGTCTGGACGCGCGAGGACGACATGACGGGCGGGTATTATCGACCGATGGCGCATCATCGCCTATGGGTTGATCGTGATGCCCACGGGCTGCCCGTTGCCTGGCGGCATCACACCGTCGCACAGAGCTTGTTGCCGGTTGGGCCTAACGCGACGCAAGTGGAAGGCATCAAGGACTCCCCATATGTCGCAGGCTGCGCGGTTGCCGACTGCCGCGTATTTTCGCCGAGCGTGGGCGTGCCGGTCGGCTTTTGGCGTTCGGTCGGACACTCCCACACCGCAATGGTGATGGAGCATACGATAGACCAGCTTGCTCGTTTGGGCGACCATGATCCGGCAGAATATCGGCGCGCGATTTATCGCAAAGCAGGTGACGAGCGGCGACTGGCCGTTCTCAACCTTGCATGCGAGCGGGCCGGATGGGGAAGCTCAATGGCAGGCGACTGGGCCCGCGGGTTGGCTGTCCACGAGGCATTCGGAACTGTAGTTGCTCAGGTTGCCGAGGTCGCAGTCGTCGCGGGGCGCCCGCGTGTCCGTCGAGTCGTGTGTGCCATTGACTGCGGGATAGCGGTATCGCCCGATCAGATCGCGGCGCAGATGGAAGGAGGCATTTGCTTCGGCCTCAGCGCCGCCATGTATGGCAAGATCACGCTCGATAACGGCGTGCCCGCTCAGGACAATTTCGACACCTACGAGGTCCTACGCATCGACGAGGCCCCGGTTGTAGAAACCTATATCGTTCCATCCCAACGACATCCGTCGGGGGTTGGCGAGCCGGGCGTGCCGCCTATCGCCCCCGCTGTTGCGAATGCCCTGCTGGTTCTGACGGGCAAGCCGACCACAAGCCTGCCATTCGTGGCTTGA
- a CDS encoding response regulator codes for MTRKPHILIVDDDLAIRKLLGRYLLEQDFRVSLASDRKTMGDVLAINEISLVVLDVMLPDGSGLDICRDLRRLDIQIPVILLTALKEDVDRIIGLEIGADDYLGKPFNPRELLARIRAVLRRHGEHDNRLSHARMHRFGRFTLQPGSRSLLDETGAPLDLTEAEFDLLYALVTRPGKLLTRDKLLEITNRGQDEVFDRSVDVLMSRIRKKLGDGDDFRIIKTIRNGGYLFAAPVENVEPE; via the coding sequence ATGACGCGTAAACCACACATCCTGATCGTCGATGACGATCTCGCGATACGGAAGCTTTTGGGGCGATATCTTCTCGAGCAGGATTTCCGCGTTTCGCTGGCGTCGGACCGGAAAACGATGGGCGATGTTCTCGCCATCAATGAGATTAGTCTTGTCGTGCTCGATGTTATGCTGCCGGACGGTTCCGGTCTTGATATCTGTCGAGATCTCCGACGGCTGGATATTCAGATCCCAGTGATTCTTCTCACCGCCCTCAAAGAGGATGTCGATCGTATCATCGGTCTTGAAATCGGAGCGGACGACTATCTCGGAAAACCGTTCAATCCTCGGGAGCTACTGGCACGCATCCGCGCCGTCCTCCGGCGGCACGGTGAGCACGATAACCGGCTGTCTCACGCCCGCATGCATCGATTCGGCAGGTTCACATTGCAACCGGGCAGCAGATCGCTGCTCGACGAAACAGGAGCACCGCTCGATCTGACGGAGGCAGAATTCGACCTGCTGTATGCATTAGTAACACGTCCCGGCAAGCTCTTAACCCGCGACAAGCTGCTCGAAATCACCAATCGTGGACAGGATGAGGTTTTCGACCGTTCGGTCGATGTCCTTATGAGCAGAATAAGAAAAAAGCTCGGCGACGGCGATGACTTTCGGATAATCAAAACCATACGGAACGGCGGATACCTGTTTGCCGCGCCAGTCGAGAACGTGGAGCCCGAATGA
- a CDS encoding tetratricopeptide repeat protein, protein MKLRDVLAKLAEWGKEYPIFLTLQTRTGALSTALREFGAMCLRAENYELAVEVFLAAVSMRPDNCWLWHNLSTAYQGVSDRDRALDCARRALELNESHAEIWTQFGVLLRDTGQTQQAKAAFELASRTSF, encoded by the coding sequence ATGAAGCTGCGAGATGTCCTCGCCAAACTGGCAGAGTGGGGGAAGGAGTATCCGATCTTCCTTACGCTACAGACGCGAACCGGCGCACTCTCGACGGCCTTGCGCGAGTTCGGAGCGATGTGTCTGCGAGCTGAGAACTATGAGCTGGCTGTCGAGGTGTTTTTGGCCGCCGTTTCGATGCGGCCGGACAACTGCTGGCTATGGCACAACCTGTCTACTGCCTATCAGGGCGTGTCGGATAGAGATCGTGCGCTCGATTGTGCTCGGAGAGCACTGGAGCTCAATGAATCTCATGCCGAGATCTGGACGCAGTTCGGCGTGCTGCTGCGAGACACCGGGCAAACGCAACAGGCGAAAGCCGCATTTGAGCTCGCATCTCGCACTAGCTTTTAA